Proteins found in one Pelmatolapia mariae isolate MD_Pm_ZW linkage group LG7, Pm_UMD_F_2, whole genome shotgun sequence genomic segment:
- the cd151 gene encoding CD151 antigen — MEVRREKKHTCGTICLKYLLFLFNVLFWLAGGAVLAVGVWTLVEKSDYISLLSSSFYATSAYILIAAGVIVIVTGIIGCCATLNEMKSLLIVYLILLLCIFLLEIIAGVLAYINYQELDEELKQNLKVTMQQKYQQPGEESITQAVDKLHQEFKCCGSHNFSDWSDSVWIQAAENKRLVPDSCCKTPGELCGRRDHPSNIYRVEGGCIMKLEEFLLSQLYILGAVGIGIAFLQLLGMMFTCCLYRNLKEDPY, encoded by the exons ATGGAAGTTCGACGTGAAAAAAAGCACACCTGTGGGACGATTTGTCTGAAgtatcttctttttcttttcaatgttCTTTTCTGG CTGGCAGGTGGGGCTGTGTTGGCGGTGGGCGTGTGGACTCTGGTGGAAAAGAGCGACTACATCAGTTTGCTGAGCTCCAGCTTCTACGCAACTTCGGCGTACATCCTGATAGCTGCTGGAGTCATTGTAATAGTGACCGGGATAATCGGCTGCTGTGCCACGCTGAACGAGATGAAGAGTCTTTTGATTGTG TATCTGATCTTGTTGCTCTGTATTTTCCTTCTGGAAATCATTGCTGGTGTTCTGGCATACATTAACTACCAAGAG CTGGATGAGGAGCTCAAACAGAACCTGAAAGTGACCATGCAGCAGAAATACCAGCAGCCAGGAGAGGAGAGCATCACACAGGCTGTGGACAAACTACATCAGGAG TTTAAGTGTTGTGGCAGCCACAACTTCTCAGACTGGAGCGACAGTGTGTGGATCCAGGCAGCAGAGAACAAGCGCCTTGTTCCTGATAGCTGCTGTAAAACTCCAGGTGAACTCTGCGGCCGCAGGGACCATCCCTCCAACATCTACAGAGTGGAG GGAGGCTGCATCATGAAGTTAGAGGAATTCCTCTTGAGTCAGTTATATATTCTCGGTGCAGTTGGTATAGGGATTGCATTTCTACAG CTTCTGGGGATGATGTTTACATGCTGCCTTTACCGGAATTTGAAAGAAGATCCATACTAA
- the cracr2b gene encoding EF-hand calcium-binding domain-containing protein 4A isoform X1, producing the protein MSKWLDDDEVLVGKGSGEAVQLSPRARTLPPGSPRSGHGRSPLASPRSREPVPLSPLAKTMSKAKQLFLLCDKEGKGFITKQDMQRLQWELPLTPEQLETVFDSLDREGNGYLTPVEFNTGLGEQVELEEVTDLDQDEAEEELDEADFSQDPSAVRFVNILMELGTDKLFKDQQELCTLWCELQRDRPEMLSVLEGILVHAVSHLQDTIKERDSLEQALRRRESEHDQVVRSIYEEMESQIREEREKLLAQDSIKQKEKGQKLEEELRMREQELENTLKKQTELETRMRQLSHKQVNIKEQNQQLQDLNMQLQEQVERNKEQLQAALAQLNLAQISNAQEQLARQRNVMKVSRNMKKEKESLLRQLEILRDMNKRLRDEKDAQQSQKRTPNVTQALQKRGSVIGNYLLEDKPMKRQPCSADELEQDKKTEVKISSKKHQPSCRVRGENVEQTQTQSKAVSTQQVFKVVFLGNSGVGKSSFIQYYCTGRFDSKVSTTVGIDFKMKTITVDSTTIILQLWDTAGQERSDMFTQAHKIIRGAECFPSNLLFRFRSITEQYYRKADGILAMYDVTHSASFTAVRGWMDSIREKMCEGAVLMLLGNKLDLADNQCREVRTEEGQKLAEQHQALFYECSARNGLNVEELMNHLAGMLVTQHERQCEDALLLSETTPKRSCCT; encoded by the exons ATGTCTAAGTGGCTGGACGATGATGAGGTGCTGGTGGGTAAAGGCAGTGGCGAGGCAGTGCAACTGAGCCCCAGAGCGCGGACTCTGCCTCCTGGGAGCCCCAGATCAGGCCACGGGCGTAGTCCACTAGCTTCACCCCGCAGCAGGGAGCCAGTTCCACTGAGCCCGCTGGCAAAGACCATGAGCAAGGCCAAACAGCTGTTTCTGCTCTGTGACAAAGAGGGAAAAGGGTTCATCACAAAGCAGGACATGCAG AGGTTACAGTGGGAGTTGCCACTGACCCCTGAACAGCTAGAAACAGTCTTTGACAGTCTGGACAGAGAGGGCAATGGTTACCTCACTCCTGTGGAGTTCAACACTGGGCTCG GTGAGCaggtggagctggaggaggtgacaGACCTGGATCAGgatgaagcagaagaagaactGGACGAGGCGGACTTTTCTCAGGACCCCAGTGCTGTTAGATTTGTAAACATACTAATGGAGCTTGGCACTGACAAACTTTTCAAAGA TCAGCAGGAGCTCTGTACTCTGTGGTGTGAGCTCCAGAGAGACCGACCAGAGATGCTGAGTGTCCTGGAGGGCATCTTGGTCCATGCAGTGTCCCATTTACAAGACACCATCaaagagagagacagtctgGAACAAGCCTTACGCAG aCGGGAGAGCGAACATGATCAGGTTGTTCGGTCTATATATGAGGAAATGGAAAGTCAaatcagagaggagagagagaagctCCTTGCTCAG GACAGTATTAAACAGAAGGAGAAAGGGCAAAAACTTGAGGAGGAGCTGAGGATGCGGGAACAGGAGTTGGAGAATACGCTGAAAAAACAGACGGAG CTTGAGACCCGAATGCGCCAGCTGAGCCACAAGCAAGTAAACATCAAAGAGCAGAACCAGCAGCTTCAGGACCTCAACATGCAGTTACAGGAGCAGGTGGAGCGCAACAAAGAACAGTTGCAGGCTGCGTTGGCTCAGCTTAACTTGGCACAGATCAGCAATGCACAAGAACAACTGGCCAGACAGAG AAACGTGATGAAGGTGTCAAGGAACAtgaagaaggagaaagagagtCTTTTGAGACAACTGGAGATATTGAG ggatATGAACAAAAGGCTGCGAGATGAGAAAGACGCCCAACAGTCTCAGAAGAGG ACTCCAAATGTCACACAGGCTTTGCAGAAGAGAGGGTCAGTTATAGGTAACTACTTACTGGAGGACAAGCCAATGAAAAG ACAGCCGTGCTCTGCTGATGAGTTGGAGCAGGACAAAAAGACAGAGGTGAAAATATCCTCCAAGAAACACCAACCGTCATGTAGAGTCAGGGGTGAAAATGTTGAACAGACCCAAACTCAG AGCAAAGCTGTCAGTACTCAGCAAGTGTTCAAGGTTGTGTTTCTGGGTAACTCGGGGGTGGGTAAGAGCTCCTTCATCCAGTATTATTGCACAGGGCGCTTCGACAGTAAAGTCAGCACTACCGTTG GTATAGATTTTAAGATGAAGACTATAACTGTGGACTCCACCACCATCATCCTGCAGCTGTGGGACACTGCAGGGCAGGAGAGGTCAGACATGTTTACACAAGCACACAAAATCATCCGAGGTGCAGAATGTTTTCCATCGAATCTGCTTTTTAGGTTTCGCAGCATCACCGAGCAGTACTATCGAAAGGCCGACGGCATCCTTGCCATGTATGATGTAACGCACTCCGCCTCCTTCACTGCAGTGAGAGGATGGATGGACTCCATCAGG GAGAAGATGTGTGAAGGTGCTGTACTAATGCTGCTGGGGAACAAGCTGGACTTGGCAGACAATCAGTGTAGAGAAGTGAGAACAGAAGAGGGTCAAAAACTGGCAGAG CAACATCAAGCTTTGTTTTATGAGTGCAGTGCCAGGAATGGATTGAACGTGGAGGAGCTAATGAATCACCTGGCAGG GATGTTGGTAACCCAGCATGAACGCCAGTGTGAAGATGCACTTCTACTGAGTGAGACCACGCCTAAAAGAAGTTGCTGTACATGA
- the cracr2b gene encoding EF-hand calcium-binding domain-containing protein 4A isoform X2, which yields MSKWLDDDEVLVGKGSGEAVQLSPRARTLPPGSPRSGHGRSPLASPRSREPVPLSPLAKTMSKAKQLFLLCDKEGKGFITKQDMQRLQWELPLTPEQLETVFDSLDREGNGYLTPVEFNTGLGEQVELEEVTDLDQDEAEEELDEADFSQDPSAVRFVNILMELGTDKLFKDQQELCTLWCELQRDRPEMLSVLEGILVHAVSHLQDTIKERDSLEQALRRRESEHDQVVRSIYEEMESQIREEREKLLAQDSIKQKEKGQKLEEELRMREQELENTLKKQTELETRMRQLSHKQVNIKEQNQQLQDLNMQLQEQVERNKEQLQAALAQLNLAQISNAQEQLARQRNVMKVSRNMKKEKESLLRQLEILRDMNKRLRDEKDAQQSQKRTPNVTQALQKRGSVIGNYLLEDKPMKRQPCSADELEQDKKTEVKISSKKHQPSCRVRGENVEQTQTQSKAVSTQQVFKVVFLGNSGVGKSSFIQYYCTGRFDSKVSTTVGIDFKMKTITVDSTTIILQLWDTAGQERFRSITEQYYRKADGILAMYDVTHSASFTAVRGWMDSIREKMCEGAVLMLLGNKLDLADNQCREVRTEEGQKLAEQHQALFYECSARNGLNVEELMNHLAGMLVTQHERQCEDALLLSETTPKRSCCT from the exons ATGTCTAAGTGGCTGGACGATGATGAGGTGCTGGTGGGTAAAGGCAGTGGCGAGGCAGTGCAACTGAGCCCCAGAGCGCGGACTCTGCCTCCTGGGAGCCCCAGATCAGGCCACGGGCGTAGTCCACTAGCTTCACCCCGCAGCAGGGAGCCAGTTCCACTGAGCCCGCTGGCAAAGACCATGAGCAAGGCCAAACAGCTGTTTCTGCTCTGTGACAAAGAGGGAAAAGGGTTCATCACAAAGCAGGACATGCAG AGGTTACAGTGGGAGTTGCCACTGACCCCTGAACAGCTAGAAACAGTCTTTGACAGTCTGGACAGAGAGGGCAATGGTTACCTCACTCCTGTGGAGTTCAACACTGGGCTCG GTGAGCaggtggagctggaggaggtgacaGACCTGGATCAGgatgaagcagaagaagaactGGACGAGGCGGACTTTTCTCAGGACCCCAGTGCTGTTAGATTTGTAAACATACTAATGGAGCTTGGCACTGACAAACTTTTCAAAGA TCAGCAGGAGCTCTGTACTCTGTGGTGTGAGCTCCAGAGAGACCGACCAGAGATGCTGAGTGTCCTGGAGGGCATCTTGGTCCATGCAGTGTCCCATTTACAAGACACCATCaaagagagagacagtctgGAACAAGCCTTACGCAG aCGGGAGAGCGAACATGATCAGGTTGTTCGGTCTATATATGAGGAAATGGAAAGTCAaatcagagaggagagagagaagctCCTTGCTCAG GACAGTATTAAACAGAAGGAGAAAGGGCAAAAACTTGAGGAGGAGCTGAGGATGCGGGAACAGGAGTTGGAGAATACGCTGAAAAAACAGACGGAG CTTGAGACCCGAATGCGCCAGCTGAGCCACAAGCAAGTAAACATCAAAGAGCAGAACCAGCAGCTTCAGGACCTCAACATGCAGTTACAGGAGCAGGTGGAGCGCAACAAAGAACAGTTGCAGGCTGCGTTGGCTCAGCTTAACTTGGCACAGATCAGCAATGCACAAGAACAACTGGCCAGACAGAG AAACGTGATGAAGGTGTCAAGGAACAtgaagaaggagaaagagagtCTTTTGAGACAACTGGAGATATTGAG ggatATGAACAAAAGGCTGCGAGATGAGAAAGACGCCCAACAGTCTCAGAAGAGG ACTCCAAATGTCACACAGGCTTTGCAGAAGAGAGGGTCAGTTATAGGTAACTACTTACTGGAGGACAAGCCAATGAAAAG ACAGCCGTGCTCTGCTGATGAGTTGGAGCAGGACAAAAAGACAGAGGTGAAAATATCCTCCAAGAAACACCAACCGTCATGTAGAGTCAGGGGTGAAAATGTTGAACAGACCCAAACTCAG AGCAAAGCTGTCAGTACTCAGCAAGTGTTCAAGGTTGTGTTTCTGGGTAACTCGGGGGTGGGTAAGAGCTCCTTCATCCAGTATTATTGCACAGGGCGCTTCGACAGTAAAGTCAGCACTACCGTTG GTATAGATTTTAAGATGAAGACTATAACTGTGGACTCCACCACCATCATCCTGCAGCTGTGGGACACTGCAGGGCAGGAGAG GTTTCGCAGCATCACCGAGCAGTACTATCGAAAGGCCGACGGCATCCTTGCCATGTATGATGTAACGCACTCCGCCTCCTTCACTGCAGTGAGAGGATGGATGGACTCCATCAGG GAGAAGATGTGTGAAGGTGCTGTACTAATGCTGCTGGGGAACAAGCTGGACTTGGCAGACAATCAGTGTAGAGAAGTGAGAACAGAAGAGGGTCAAAAACTGGCAGAG CAACATCAAGCTTTGTTTTATGAGTGCAGTGCCAGGAATGGATTGAACGTGGAGGAGCTAATGAATCACCTGGCAGG GATGTTGGTAACCCAGCATGAACGCCAGTGTGAAGATGCACTTCTACTGAGTGAGACCACGCCTAAAAGAAGTTGCTGTACATGA
- the tmem138 gene encoding transmembrane protein 138 produces MLQTGNYSLVLLIQLTLLAYDLFVNSFSELLRGAAVIQLVLFIIQDIAILFNVIIILLMMFNTYVFQVGLVSLLLERFRALLVFSTLYLTLSICFHCLVLNLRWLNSNSFVWTDGLQALFVFQRTAAVFYYYLYKRTAEYMGDPRLYEDSLWLRDAFARARQ; encoded by the exons ATGCTTCAGACCGGCAACTACTCACTGGTGCTGCTGATCCAGCTGACACTGTTGGCCTATGACCTCTTTGTCAACTCTTTCAGTGAACTTCTGAGAGGAGCAGCTGTCATCCAACTTGTGCTTTTCAT CATCCAGGACATTGCCATCTTGTTCAACGTGATCATCATCCTCCTGATGATGTTCAACACGTACGTGTTCCAGGTCGGCCTGGTGTCGCTGCTTCTGGAGAGGTTCAGGGCCCTGCTGGTATTCTCTACTCTTTACCTGACCCTTAGCATCTGCTTCCACTGCTTGGTGCTG aACCTAAGATGGCTTAATTCAAACAGTTTTGTTTGGACAGATGGTCTCCaagctctttttgtttttcagagaaCAG CGGCTGTGTTTTATTACTACTTATACAAACGTACAGCAGAGTACATGGGAGACCCGAGGCTGTATGAGGACTCTCTGTGGCTGCGTGATGCCTTTGCCAGAGCTCGTCAGTGA
- the tmem258 gene encoding transmembrane protein 258 → MELEAMTRYTSPVNPAVFPHLTVVLLAIGMFFTAWFFVYEVTSTKYTRDVYKELLISLVASLFMGFGVLFLLLWVGIYV, encoded by the exons ATG GAACTCGAGGCCATGACCAGATACACCAGCCCGGTGAACCCGGCTGTGTTCCCCCACCTCACTGTGGTGCTGCTGGCTATCGGCATGTTCTTCACCGCCTGGTTCTTCGT CTATGAGGTGACATCAACAAAATACACACGGGACGTCTACAAAGAGCTGCTGATCTCCCTCGTGGCATCACTTTTCATGGGGTTTGGTGTGCTGTTCCTACTACTCTGGGTTGGGATATATGTATGA